A region of Centropristis striata isolate RG_2023a ecotype Rhode Island chromosome 17, C.striata_1.0, whole genome shotgun sequence DNA encodes the following proteins:
- the LOC131989753 gene encoding uncharacterized protein LOC131989753, whose product MLKVSRAKVNAFCTIRPWTLRKRHDTEKLAEADEIADIGELCQTAMGSVKSSTPERLMSESVDSLISQTTKAVQEIIAKEVSAMAEPLLHDVADHECAVLDSDTSLKIENVSCIIAESFVEAVRIKVSTSRSSLQQLCQSPDFKKTSGSPLPREGGFLKEVGDKVKAFFATRFTKLSINRIRTQLKNKFFPNSKVQNSESLKSFIDSIDTLFETENDDELGGNEHAVFSKLRRISEGQDSGFTQKLGDVLHSHLSEEVSSQADSKQPSRETLYAAIAGKVWRLLGMMRWWVKTKASEHSLKVVLDLMDSEVLSPSPTVLVSVNKSQTPSVTQSENASPTPRVAVSKSTSPAPKVRASESTSPILTVTLPVTQASGHSYKVALDLMDSEVLSPSPTVLVSEKKSRTPSVTNASPTPRGAVSKSASPEPDVRASESSDNTCPSAEWRVLRNSPLPPPLKVILPKNSLSPVPKVIVHRTVLSPITEEDVQQLISTVSQVSRSSTHAATREQTVKYTQLSVLVTKVVSRIYSKAKITHPAESPETFIRRVIEKTWAELEGQDFTITPKTYKRLDKTIVENMCRKWGCVEDVLVAMALEGEVVENYIACSVKYLLLTPPKNKMSKFFGSFGKAVKSITGIFKRS is encoded by the coding sequence ATGTTAAAAGTATCCAGGGCAAAGGTCAATGCTTTCTGCACAATTCGACCATGGACACTACGAAAAAGACACGACACTGAAAAACTAGCAGAGGCAGATGAGATTGCGGACATTGGAGAGCTCTGCCAGACAGCCATGGGATCTGTCAAGTCATCCACCCCTGAGAGGCTCATGTCAGAATCAGTGGACAGCTTGATAAGTCAAACTACTAAAGCTGTCCAGGAAATAATTGCGAAAGAGGTCAGTGCCATGGCAGAACCTCTTTTGCATGATGTGGCAGATCATGAGTGTGCAGTGCTTGATTCTGACACCTCCTTAAAGATTGAAAATGTCTCATGTATCATTGCTGAGAGCTTTGTTGAGGCGGTTAGGATTAAGGTCTCTACCAGCCGGTCATCCTTACAGCAGCTTTGTCAAAGTCCAGATTTTAAGAAGACAAGTGGCAGCCCCCTACCAAGAGAGGGAGGCTTCTTGAAAGAAGTGGGGGACAAGGTAAAGGCCTTTTTCGCCACAAGGTTTACAAAACTGTCTATCAATAGAATCCGGACACAACTCAAGAACAAGTTCTTTCCCAACTCGAAAGTTCAAAACAGTGAGTCACTGAAGTCTTTCATTGACAGTATTGATACACTGTTTGAAACAGAGAATGATGACGAACTTGGTGGAAATGAGCATGCTGTGTTCAGTAAATTACGGCGCATATCAGAGGGACAAGACTCAGGCTTCACACAAAAACTTGGTGATGTTCTTCACAGTCACCTTTCAGAGGAGGTGAGTTCTCAAGCTGACTCAAAACAGCCATCACGTGAGACCCTTTATGCAGCCATAGCCGGCAAAGTGTGGCGTTTGCTGGGAATGATGCGCTGGTGGGTGAAGACTAAGGCTTCTGAACACAGTCTTAAAGTAGTATTGGATTTGATGGACTCTGAggtactatcaccatcacccaCAGTTTTAGTGTCTGTGAACAAATCACAGACACCCTCAGTGACACAATCAGAAAATGCTTCACCAACACCCAGGGTGGCAGTGTCTAAGAGCACATCGCCAGCACCCAAAGTGAGAGCGTCTGAAAGCACATCGCCAATACTTACAGTGACACTGCCAGTAACCCAAGCTTCTGGACACAGTTATAAAGTAGCATTGGATTTGATGGACTCTGAggtactatcaccatcacccaCAGTTTTAGTGTCTGAGAAGAAATCACGGACACCCTCAGTGACAAACGCTTCACCAACACCCAGGGGGGCAGTGTCTAAGAGCGCATCGCCAGAACCCGATGTGAGAGCGTCTGAAAGCTCAGACAACACATGTCCATCAGCCGAATGGAGAGTACTTAGAAACTCTCCATTACCACCACCACTCAAAGTGATACTACCAAAAAACTCTCTATCACCAGTACCCAAAGTGATAGTACATAGAACGGTTCTATCACCAATAACTGAGGAGGACGTCCAACAACTCATCTCAACAGTTTCTCAGGTCAGTCGATCATCAACACATGCTGCTACAAGAGAACAGACAGTGAAGTACACACAACTCAGTGTACTTGTTACTAAGGTGGTTTCTCGCATCTACAGCAAAGCCAAGATAACCCATCCAGCTGAATCACCAGAAACTTTTATTAGGAGGGTGATTGAAAAGACATGGGCCGAACTTGAGGGACAAGATTTTACAATCACCCCGAAAACATACAAAAGGCTGGACAAAACCATTGTCGAAAACATGTGCAGGAAATGGGGCTGTGTCGAGGATGTGTTGGTGGCAATGGCACTTGAAGGAGAAGTAGTTGAGAACTACATTGCCTGCTCTGTCAAATACTTACTTTTGACACCACCAAAGAACAAGATGAGCAAGTTCTTTGGCTCATTCGGCAAAGCAGTCAAATCCATCACTGGTATTTTTAAACGGTCTTGA